In Lysobacterales bacterium, the genomic stretch CGTTGCGCCGTCACGAGCCTCAGCTTCACGGCTTCGAGGGCGCGCTGGAACAATGGTGCCTCTTCGATCGGCTTGAGATGTCCAAGCATCCACTCGCTGGCCAGATTCTGGAAAGTACGGTCTGCGATCATCTGACCGTTGCGGTTCACGAACAGGCAGCGTTGCGAAATGGCGCTGTTCCAGATGAGCTTTGCGCGCTGGGTTTCTCCCTTGCCATCAAGCAGTTCGACCCAGTTGCCGACCACCAGGTTGCGTACCTTGTCCAGTGCGTCGCCGTATGTGATGCCGGTTTTTGCAGCGTGCTCGATGATCTCTGCCGGCGGCATCTCGGCCTCGGCATCCACCTGCGGCGCAGGCGCATCCGGCATCGTTTCTGGGTCAATCCGGGTGAATGAATCGGGCGTTGCGCCGGGCGCCAGTTGGGTGGCTGCGACCAGGTCGCGGTAGCGATTGCGGAACTCGACAACGACACCGTCGATGTCGTTGTCGTGCATGCCTACTGCAGTGAGCGCGCCGCGCAGCGCGGTTACGATGTTCGGCAGCATCGCCTGCCAGTGCGCGCGCTCGACCGAGATCGTTTCCGGATCGAAACTCCAGACGATGTCGCGAACCAACTTCTTTGCTGACTTCCAGTCTTTCGAGTCCTCGCCGCGACGGGCATGGACCAGCTCCAGGTGCCGGCGCAGCGGGCCGTTCAGCAGAGTGCCGACGACCGGGGGAACCGGTGTCTGGTCGAGTACCTCGGCGATCGTCTGCTGGCTGGTGCGTTGCGCTGCAATCCTGCGTTCCTGCGCCTGTGCGGCCTCGGCGGAGCGCTTTTCCAGCAGCTGCGAACGCTTCTGTTCGCCGGCGATGAATGCACGCAGGTCCTGCTGCACGCGCTCAACGCCCTCCGGATCGAGTTCGCTCTCGGCGACCGCGTTGGCGACCGCACTCTTGATTTGACCGAGCACACGCCCGTCTCGATCACTGTCCGCCGACCACGAACGACCGATTTCGGCGGCGCTCTCCATCAGCGCTCGCAGCGGATGCTCGGAACCATTGAACAACTGCGCTCCGCGTAGCGCGCTGCGCAGCAGCGGCATCCGCAGTGGCGTGAGCGACTGCTGGACTTCCCTGGGCAGGGACTCGTCGCGGGCGACGAAATCGAACATCAGTGACACCAGATCGATGGCATTTTCCACGGGCTCGGCCAACGTCGAAGCGCCTGGCTGCCCATTTGGACCTGCGCTCAGCATGCCGCGAACGGCCTGCGCAAACTGGTTGCTGTCCAGAGTGCCGGGATCGCGCAACTGGCTCAGTTTCTTGTCGGCGGCGGTTGCATCGACTTCAGGCGCTTGGCCATCGCTGCTGGGTTGGCGCGGTCGTGAAGCGGTCAGAAGGCGGGTAATCTCGCTGGCGAGAGCGCCCAGATCGATTTGCGGTGCCGCCGCGAGCTGTGGCGCCGGCACAGCCGGGGCTTCTGCCGCTGGACGCGTCGGTTCACTGGCCCGTCGCGCATAGGTGAGCTTGATCTCGGGCAGTACGCCGGCCTCGTACAGCAGCTTGTTTCCATCCTGAACCGCATCTGTGCTGCCATCGGCAACACCGCGTTCGATGCGCTTCAGCAGCACCAGCCGCGATCCGATTCCGATGGGCAAGCTGGCGACCGCCACTTTCACGAACTCGGCGATCATGGCGCCGGACAGCGGCATCAGGGTGTCGGCTTCGGCACGGCGGAATAGGTGCTGCAGCCGTCGGGTGAGTTCCAGGCGCGGTCGCGTCGCGCTCTCGTCGCATCGTGCGGCAATGCGCGACAACGCGAGCGAGAGCTCGAGTTCACCCTCGTCGACCAGGCTGAGCTCGGCTTCGGTTGCTTCGGCTGGGTTGCTGGCCTTCAGCAGCTGTCGACCGTTGCCATAGAGCGTGAAGGCGCTTCGCAGCGCACCGTCGAAACGTTCGGCGGCGCCATCACGAGTGCGTCGCAGCGCGCGCACGTCGTCGAAATATTGCTGCCTGAGGTTGCCGTCGGGTGCCTTCTCCGACATCTCGAACAGCACGTCGTCGATCTCGGAGAAAGCGCGCACCACCGCCGGTGTCAACTGCGACGAGGCAAGGTCGCGCAGGCTTGCCAGCAACTTGAGCGCGGCGCTCGCCGCGTCGGAGCTCGCGTTCCCGGCATCGGAGAGTGGGCGACGCGCGTTGATGTCGACGATGTTGGCGCTGCTCATGGACGTGCCCCGATTCCTAGGCGCAACTTTAATCCGCTGGTCGCCGGAAAGTGTGCGGTCATTCACAAATTCGGCAAACTCTGACGCGCCGCGTCAGTGTCACAAACGACAACAATTTCAGGGGTTTGCGACCAAAGGTTGCCCGGAGTGACAAGCTTGGTGAGCATTCGCTTTCAAACGCTTGTTTCTCTGGCTCTGGTTTCGCGCCAGCCGCTATCCTTCGCGCCCCTTGCAGGTCATATGGTTGTGAACGTCATGCCCGAGAAAAATGCGCTGGTCGACGCGATCGTCGCCGGATTGAAATCGGAGTTCAGCGCCGCCCGCCTGGGTGTGGCGGAGACGTTCGCGACGCTGCTGCTGCGGCGAGTTCCGGATGAGGACATGGCGGCTCGTGAGGTCGCTGACTGGGCCGGCCTGGTACGCGATGCGCTCGACTTCATCCAGGTGCGCAGCGGCGATCGGGAGGCGGTGCGCGTGTACAACCCGAGTCGCGCGGAACACGGCTGGGAGTCGACGCATACCGTGGTCCAGGTGCTCACCGACGACATGCCGTTCCTGGTCGATTCGGTGACCATGGCAATCGCTGGCTGCGACAACCTCGTGCACGCGGTGATGCATCCGGTGCTGCAGGTGGACCGTGACGCGGGTGGTCACGTGCTCGGCATGCACGAAGAGGCCGCTTCCGGCGCGCGTGGGCGCATCGAGTCGTTCATGCATTTCGAGATCGACCGTCGCGCCGACCCCGAGGAAATGGCGCGCGTGTCCGAGACCGTGCTGTTGGCCTTGCACGACGTACGCGCCTGCGTGCGCGACTGGTCGGCGATGCGCGCGCGCATGCACACCATCGCCGGAGAACTGGCTTCGCGGCGACTGCCGGTGGACGCCGAGGCGCGCGCCGAGTTGCAGGAGTTCCTGCGCTGGGCGGCAGACGACCATTTCACCTTCCTCGGTTATCGCGAGTACCGCACGGTACGCGACAGCGGTGAGGGCATGTTGCTCACGGTCGAAGGTTCCGGTCTCGGCATCCTGCGCGATGCCGAAGCCAAGACGCGTCCGCTGAAATCACTGTCGGCGCGCGATGTACCGGCCAGCGAGGGCGGCAAGGTCGTGATTCTGACCAAGACCAATGCGCGCTCGAACGTGCATCGTCCCGGCTACATGGACTACATCGGCATCCTCAGCTTCGACGAGCAGGGAGTCCCGGTTTCCGAGGAGCGCTTCCTCGGCCTGTTCACCTCGTCGGCTTATACCGCTCGGCCGTGGGATATCCCGCTAGTGCGCAAGAAATACGAGTCGGTGATGCGCGACTCCGGGCTCAAGCCGGCCGGGCACAGCGGCAAGGCCTTGCGCCACATTCTTGAAACCCTGCCGCGCGACGAGATGCTGCAGGCCGCCACTGGTGAACTGTTCGATACCGCGATGGCGGTGCTGGCGCTGCAGGAGCGAGCACGCACGCGCCTGTTCCTGCGCCGCGACGTCTACGGGCGATTCTATTCCTGTCTTGTGTTCCTGCCGCGTGACCGCTTCACGCAAACCGTGCGCGAGGGCGTCGAAGTACTGCTGCGCGAGGCGCTCTGCGGCGAACGCGTGGACTCCACCGCGCACGTCGGCGATGAAGTGCTGGCGCGCCTGCATCTGACCGTGCGCCCGAAGGCCGGCGCCCATGTTGAAGTCGATGCCGCTCAGCTGGAGGCGCGCATCGCCCAGATCGTGCGCAACTGGTACGACGAGTTGCGTGACCTGCTGGTGGCGCGACATGGCGAGGAGCGCGGCCTGAAGCTCGCCGCCAAGTACGGCAAGGCCCTGCCGGGGGGATACATCGAGGCCAGTTCCACCGAGGTTGCTGCAGCCGACGTCGACACTTGTGCGTCGCTGAAGAGTTCGGACGACTTGCGTCTGGGGCTTTACCATGCGCCCGGCGACGACAGTCGCCTGCGCCTGAAGCTGTTCCGCTTCGGTGCCCCGATCGCGCTCTCGGAAGCGCTGCCGATGATGGAGAACATGGGACTGCGCGTGCTCTCCGAGCACCCTTACGAAATGGCGTTGACCGGTGGCGCGCGCATCTTCATCCAGGATTTCGAGGTGCAGTCGCAGGCAGCCGGTATCGCCGTCGATCCAGCCGTGGTGCGCGAGGCGTTCCAGGCCGCGTTCGAGCGCACCTGGCGCGGCGAGGTCGAGAGCGACGGCTTCAACCGGCTGATCCTGTCGGCGCAGATGGACTGGCGCCAGGTTGCGATGTTGCGCGGATACTGCAAGTACCTGCTGCAGACCGGCGTGCCGTTCTCGCAGGCCTATATGGAAGAAGCGCTGAACCGTTACCCGCACATCGCTCGGCAACTCGCCGAACTGTTCGAAGCGCGCTTCGATCCGGCACGCACCGATCGCACGGTGCAGATGGATGCCGCTTCGAAAGCGCTGAAGCTGATGCTCGACAGCGTCGCCAGCCTCGACGACGACCGCATCCTGCGCAGCTTCATCAGCGTGATCCAGGCCACGTTGCGCACCAACTACTACCAGCTCAAGCACGACAAGGCGCGCGACTACCTGTGCTTCAAGTTCGATCCGGCCAAGCTGCCGGATCTGCCCAAGCCGCGCCCGTATCGCGAGATCTTCGTGTACTCGGCGCGTGTCGAGGGGGTGCATTTGCGCTTCGGACCGGTGGCCCGTGGCGGGCTGCGCTGGTCGGACCGGCGCGAAGACTTCCGTACCGAGGTGCTGGGTCTGGTCAAGGCGCAGATGGTCAAGAACACGGTGATTGTGCCGGTCGGCGCCAAGGGCGGTTTTTTCGTCAAGAAGCCGCCGATCGGCGGCGACCGCGACGCCCAGCTCGCCGAAGGCATCGCCTGCTACCGCATCTTCATCAATGCATTGCTCGACATCACCGACAACTTCGTCGAAGGCAAACTGGCCCATCCGCAGCTGGTGGTGCGCCATGATGGCGACGATCCTTATCTGGTGGTCGCGGCCGACAAGGGCACCGCGACGTTCTCCGACATCGCCAACTCGATTTCGCTCGAGCACGACTTCTGGCTCGGCGATGCGTTCGCATCGGGCGGCTCGGTCGGCTACGACCACAAGGGCATGGGCATCACCGCCAAGGGCGGATGGGAGTCGGTCAAGCGTCACTTCCGTGCGCTCGGTGCCGATTCGCAGTCGCAGGACTTCACTTGCGTCGGCGTCGGCGACATGTCCGGCGACGTGTTCGGCAACGGCATGCTGCTGTCCGAGCACATTCGGCTGCTCGCCGCGTTCGATCATCGCCACATCTTCCTCGACCCGAATCCGGATGCCGCAGTCTCGTTCAAGGAGCGGGCGCGCCTGTTCACGGTGCCGCGTTCGAGCTGGGACGACTACGACAAGTCGCTGCTCTCGCATGGTGGCGGCGTGTTCCCGCGCGCGGCCAAGACCATCGCAATTTCGCCTGAGGTACGCGTTGCTCTCGGTCTCGACGAAAGCGTCGAGTCGATGACGCCGAACGAGCTGATGACCGCGATCCTGAAAGCGCCGGTCGATCTGCTCTGGAATGGCGGCATCGGCACCTACGTGAAGTCCTCGGCCGAGACCCACGCCGACTGCGGCGACCGCGCCAACAACGCCATCCGCGTCAATGGCCGCGACCTGCGCGCGAAGATCGTAGGCGAGGGCGGCAATCTGGGCATGACCCAGAAGGGTCGCGTCGAGGCGGCGTTGAACGGGGTGTTGCTGAACACCGACTTCATCGACAATTCGGCGGGTGTGGACACCTCGGATCACGAGGTCAACATCAAAATCCTGCTCAACGAAATCGTCGCCGGCGGTGCGCTGACGATGCCGGCGCGCAACGAGTTGTTGGCGGCGATGACCGACGAAGTCGGCGTGCTGGTGCTGCGCGACAACTACCTGCAGAACCAGGCGATCAGCGTCATGGAGCGCATGAGCGTGTCGCGCCTCGGCTCGAAGCAGCACTTCATTCGTACGCTTGAGTCGAAGGGGCTGCTCGATCGCCAGCTCGAGTTCCTGCCCTCGGATGCCGAGTTCACCGAGCGCAAGGCGCGCGGCCTCGGATTGACCCGCCCTGAACTCTCGGTGCTGCTCTCCTACGCCAAGATCGTGCTGTTCAACCAGCTGCTGGAATCCGACGTGCCGGAAGATCCGTTCCTGTCGGCGGAGCTGGTGCGTTACTTCCCGAAGCCGCTGCAGAGCCGCTACGCGAACGAAATGCAGGGGCATCGCCTGAAGCGCGAGATCATCGCCACTGCGGTGACGAATTCGATCGTCAACCGCATGGGTGCGACCTTCGTCATGCGCATGCAGGAAGACACCGGCGAGACGCCGGCGCAGATCGCCAAGGCCTATGCCATCGCCCGTGAACTGCTCGACTCGCGCAGCATCTGGGCGGCGATCGAGGCACTGGATGGCAAGGTGCATGGCGATGCGCAGATCGACGCGATGCTGCAAGTGTGGAGCCTGATCCGCAACCTGACGCGCTGGCTGCTCAACCTGCCGGGTGAGCGGCTCGATATCGCCGGTGCGGTCGCGCGCTACGGGACCGCATTCAAGGAACTGCGCGACGGTCTCGCCGATGTGTTCGCCGACACCGATCGGCAAATCGCGAAGCAGGGACGCGAGCGCTGGATCAATGCCGGCTTCGACGAGGCGCTGGCCAACAGGCTGTCGGGTCTGCCGGCGTTGGCCTCCGGGCTCGATGTTGTCGAGGTGGCGCTGGAGCGAAAATTGCCTTTGAAGCAGGTCGCCAAGGTCTACTTCAGCCTTGGCGAGGCGCTGCACTTGAAATGGCTGATGCAGAAGATCGATGAGTTGCCGGTGGAAGGTCGTTGGCATGCGCATGCGCGCGGCGTGTCGCGCGACGAGCTGTTCGCGCAGCAGCGCGCACTCGCTGCGCAGGTGCTGGAACGCGGTGATGGCCGCAGCGACGGCGCGGCACTGGTGCAGACCTGGATCCAGCGCGATGACGCGCCGCTCAAGTTCACGCTGGCGATGTTCTCCGACATGCGCGCACAGGTGAACATGGATTACCCGACCGTCTCGGTCGCGGTGCGGCGGTTGGCACAGCTGGTGCAGGCGGGCACGCGCGCGTAGAGGGTGGCGGGCGCGTTCTGCCTCAGCGCGGCGACGGATCGAGGACGCGTACTTCGATCGCGTCGTACGAGCCGTTGCCGGCGAGCGCCAATATGCGCTGTGTGCCGCTCTCGACGAAGCGGTGCTCGATCGGCTCGGCCGCAGGGCTTACGGCAATCAGCTTGCCGTTGAGCAGCCAGTGCACATCGCCTTCAGCGCCGAGTGCGCGCAGGCGGGCGGCGGGGGGATCGCTGACACCGGGCGGGCGGCGCAATACGGCGCCATGGATCAAACCATCGATGTGCAGGCGGCGGGCGATCTGGCGTTGCGCGTCGCGACATTCGGGGGCGAACACGGGAGCACTGGCGGCGTTGCGTTCGCGTCGCGACAGCCAAGGCTCGGCGAGCAGCGGCCAGTGCGCAATCGTGGTCGCGGTCGATGCCGATTCCGAACACGCGGGCAGGATGCGTTCACCGCGCGCGTTCACCTGCACGACTTCACGCAAGGACTCACTGGCCGCGCTGCCACGCGCCGGCAGCGTCGGCGGGATGCGGCCATCGAGGATCCAGGCTTCGCGCTTGCGATGGCACAGCGTCGGTTCGGCAGCATCGAAAGCCTCGCCGAGCGGCCAGCAGATCTCCGTCTTCGACACCGACTTCGGCTGCGTGTCGAAACTCGCGGCGCCATGCACCCGCGGCAGGCGGTCGGTAACCGCAAGCAACAAGGGCAGCGCCGTTGCCGCACCGTACTGGCCGGGAATCGGTGTGCCGTCGGGCCGACCGACCCAGACCCCGACCGTGTAATGCGGCGTCACGCCGATCGCCCAGGCATCGCGGAAGCCGTAACTGGTGCCGGTCTTCCAGGCGATGCGCGTGCGCCGACCGGTGTCGATCAGCCCCGCGGGATCACCGGGACGACCATGGTCTTCGAGCATGCGGCGCACGACCCAGGCGGCACCTGCGCTGACGATACGACGATCCTCACGTGTGCTCTCGCGCTGGAAGCGCACCGGGCCGGCGAGTCCGCCATTGCCGAACGCCGCATACGCGCCGACCAGTTCATCCAGCGAGGTCGCCGTGCCGCCGAGTGCCATGGTCAGGTTCGGTTTGGCGCCGAGCGGCAGATCGAGCTTCACGCCGACATGGCGCAGACGCGCAGCGAATGCGTTCGGCGTGACGCGTTCCAGCACGTCGACTGCCGGCACGTTCAAAGAAAGGCGAAGCGCCTCCGCGACCGACACCGGGCCGTTGAAATCGTCGCCGAAATTGGCGGGACGATAACCGGCGAAATCCTGCGGCGCGTCGACCAGCAGGCTCTCGGAATGGATCAGACCCTCGTCGAGCGCGAGCGCGTACAGGAACGGCTTTAGCGTCGAACCCGGCGAGCGCCGCGCCGCGACCATGTCGACATGGCCGTGGCGGGCTTCATCAGCGAAGGTGGCCGAACCGACGTAGGCGAGCACCTCGCGCTCGACATTGTCGATCACGATCGCCGCGGCCGAGGTCTTGTCGGGTAGGCGCGAGATCCAGCTACCGATGCGCTCCTCGAGCGCGCGCTGCGCCTGCGCATCGATGGTGCTGGCGATCACCCGCTGCTGCGGATGTTCGCGGCGCATGCGTTCGGCGAACAGCGCGGCCAGCATCGGCGCGCGCAGGCGGCGCGCGACCACGTTCTCATCACGCGCCTCATCGATCACTGCCGCCGGCCAATCGCCGAACTCGGCCAGCCGCGCCAGCACCTTGTCGCGCGCGATGCGTGCACGCTCGGGATGACGGTCGGGACGGTTGCGGCTCGGCGACTGCGGTAGCACCGCGAGCAGGGCCGCTTCCGAATGCGAGAGTTGTGCGGAAGGCTTGCCGAGATACGCGAACGACGCCGCCTGCACGCCCTCGATGCTGCCGCCGAATGGCGCCAGGTTCAGATACAGCGTCAGGATGTCGCGCTTGCTGAGGCGGATCTCGAGCTGCACGGCGCGGATCATCTGCCTTACCTTGCCGAAGCCTGAGTGCGGGATCGGCTCGATCAGGCGCGCGACCTGCATGGTCAGGGTCGAACCGCCGGAGACGATGCGCCCATGCCAGGCGGCCTGCGCGACCGCGCGAGCGAACGCGAACGGATTGACCCCGGGGTGATGCCAGAACCAGCGGTCCTCGTAGCCGAGCAGGGCCTCGAGGTAACGCGGCGAGACCTGCTCGATCGTGACTGGATATCGCCACACGCCCTGCGCATTCGCGAACGCGCGCAAGGGCGTGCCGTCACGCGCCAGCACGAGGGTCGCGCTGTCGTCGGCGATGTCCGGAATCGGCGGCGGGAACAGGCGATCGAGCAGCACGATCAGCGCGAGCGCGACGAGCGTGTTGCGGAGCTTCCTGTAGGAGGGCCACTTGTGGCCCGATGCTCTCGCTCTGGCATGCGAAGAGAGCCAGAGCATCGGGCCACAAGTGGCCCTCCTACATGGGCGAATCATTCCGGCGACACCACCCTGATCGTCGCCGGCACCGCCTCGCCGATACCGCGCAGGGTCGGGCGATACATGTCCTCGACGAGGGATGACGGCACCTTGTACGTGCCCGGCGACACCGCGCGCACGGCATAGAACAGGCGTGCCTTGGAGCCGTCGTAGAGCTTGATCGCGGCGACGTAGCGGTCCTCGCGGTATTCCTCGAACGCGATCTCGGCTTCCGATCCGCGCTCCGACAAGGTCACGCCGTCAATGGTCACACTGGACCACTGGCTCTGGTCGCCGAGATTGAAGTTCTCGATCTCCAGCCCCCCGGGCAGCAGGTCGACGATCAACGCGTCCTTCATCATCTCGTCCGATTCGACCGTGACCATCGCGACCAGCGAATCACCCTCGGTCAGCGGCTTGCCGTCGTACTTCGTGCCATCCAGACGGTAGTAGTCGCGACGCACGGCGACGCCATTGCTGCTCTGCTTGGGCGCGCTGCTCGGGTAGCCGACCACGTCCTCGGTCAGGTAGATCGGACCATCGCCACGCACGTCGAGCTTCACGCCGGCGGCCAGATCGGGTGCGGTGAAGCTGCGCGCGATCTGGGCGGTCGGCGCGAACGGTTCGTTGAGTTCACCGGCGAAGACATCTCCCTCGATCTTGCGGTCGGGATCGTTCAGCAGTGCACGGCCGAGGCGGAACAGCGCGATCTGTTCCTGGGTGCTGAAGTAGAAGCGGCCGTCCCAGACATTGCGTCCGGTGATCTCGCGCGCCATCGCGAACACCTTGGCGTCGTAGGCAGGCTGCGCCAGCCCGGCTTCGTGGGTGAGCGCGACCATCAGCGCCAGATCGCGCAGGTCGGTGCCGTAGTCGCCGATCCAGGCCGGGCGCTTGAACTCGCGCGTGAACGCTTCCTCGATCGCCTTCTCGCCGCGATCCTTGTCGCCCTGCAGGACCAGCGCGACGCCGAGGTGCACCAGCGGCAGCGGCGCGATCAGCTTGCTGCGCTCGTTGTCGTACAGCGCGCGCAGGGTACCGAGTGGCGCACGCTTCTGGCGCGCGAGCACGTAGCCGGCATGCATCATCTCGGCTAGGCGCAGATGCTCGGAGTACTCGTAGTCGTAATGCGGATTGCCGCCGGCGAGCAGGTCGTCCTCGAGGCGCTTCAGGGTGCGGTCGAGCAGGGTGGCCGGCGGTTCGAAGCCGGCGTCCTTGGCGGCGACCAGCATCTCCGCGACATAGGGCGTGATCGTCGAGACGATGTAGTCGCCTTCCGGCCACATGTTGAAGTGGCCGTTCTCGACCTGCATCGAGGCCAGGCGCGAGAACGCGACGGTCATGCGTTCGGCGCGTTCCTTCTGCGTCAGCGGGCTGACCGCAAACTGCTTCGCGGTGGCTTCATCGAGATAGACGAGCGGGAACGCCTTGCTGGTGGTCTGCTCGACGCAGCCGTAGGGGTACCCGATCAGGTCGGCGACCACCGAGCCGAACGGCAGTGGCGGCAGCGTGCCGAGCGTCACCCGCGACACCGTCGACTCGCTGACCAGGCCGCTGCGCAGCGATGGAGCAGGCGTGATCGTCGGATTCGCGCCGAGCACCTCGACGCGCGCGCGGCGTTCGACCGGATAGGCCGGGCGCACCGCAAATTCGATGCTGCGGTCGACGCGGATGTCCTTGCCGCGCACTTCGATCCTGACCTTGGCGACGCCGAATTTCTCGCGCGCGCTGAGCGGGAAGTTCAGCGTGGTGCGGTCGCCGTCGGCGAGCTTGACGTTGCGCTTGCCGTTGCCGACCTGGATGTAGTCGCCGCCATCGACCAGCACTTCGTAGCTGCCTTCGGCGCCGCTGAGGTTGTCGAGATCGAGCGCCAGTTCGGCGCTGTCGCCGCTGGCCATCGCACGCGGTGCGCTGGCTTCGACCACGAGTGGTGCCTGCACGATGATCTCGCGCTCGCCGGCGCCGTACTGGCTCTCGCCGAACGCGACCGCGGCCAGGCGCAGGGTGCCGTTGAAGTCCGGCAGCTTGAGCGCGATCGCGGCATTACCCTGCGCATCGAGCGCGACCGGGGCATTGAACAGGTCGATGGTCTGCACCTTCACGTTCGGGCGCTTGGCCTGCGGCAGGCCGAGCAGCGCGGCGTCGCCACCGTAGCGCAGGCGCGCTTGCAGGCCGTCGAGCGATTCGATGATGCGGCCGAACAGGTCGTAGGCATTGATGCCGTGGCGACGCGGCGAGAAGAACCACGCGATCGGGTCCGGCAGCGGGAACTGGGTGAGGTTGAGGATGCCGACGTCGGTCGCCGACATCGTGACCTGCGCGGTCTTGCCGGCGAGTGCCGGCGCGGCCAGCTTGACCTCGATCGATTGGTCCGGGCGCGCCTTGTCCGGCGCAGACACGCTGACCTCGACCTTGCGGCTCTTGCGATCAAGCGGCAGGTGGATCACGCCGACGGCGCGATTGGGCGTGATCTTCTCGGCTGAGGAACCGGGGCGGAACACCAGCGCGGTGATGTACAGGTCGTGGCGGTCCCATTCTTTCGCGACAGGAATGTCGAGCGTGGTCTCGCCGCGCACGTCGATGCGTTGCTGCCACAGCAACTGGTCGCTCTCGACCAGGATCAGCGCGCTGCCGGCATGCGGCGGCTTGATCGCGATCTTCGCGGTGTCGCCGGGCGCATAGGCGGCCTTGTCGAGCGCGAGCTTGACCTTGTCCGGGCGACTGCCGCGGTCCTGGCCTTCGTTGTACCAGTTCCAGCCCGCAGTGAAGGGCAGGCGCGTGGTCAGCTGGGTGGCGGGATCGAAGATTTCGAGGCGGTAGCCGCCCCAATCGACGCGGGCGTCGTAACGCAAGCGGCTTCCCGCAGCCACATCGATACTGCGTTCCTCGACGGTTTCGAAGCGCGACAGATAATCGCTCTGCCAACCGCTGCCCGAGACCCAGCGCCAGTTGTAGTTGCGGATCTCGCGCAGCAGCTTGAGCTTGAGCCCGGCGCCGGCGAGCAGGTCGCCGTTGGGATTGCTGCGCACGATCTCGAAACCGGCGTTGTCGCCGGGATCGGCACCGTCGGCCAGGTCGAACAGCGGCCGCGCACCGACCAGTTCGCTCGCCGGCCATATGGTGCGCTTGAGCGGACGAGTGACGGCACGGCCGCCACTCTCGAACAGGGAACCGACCACGATCACCTGCAGCGGCCCGGTCGGCGCCTTGGCCTCGTCGATCGCGATCTCGGCTTCGAGCAGACCCTCTTCGTCGAGCACGTCGTCGAGTGCCTCGCGCGGTTCCTTCGGCAGCTCGGCGAGCGGGTCGCCGAAATGGAAATCCTTGAGTGCCGCGACCGGATGCACGTCGGCCTGCACCGACACGCGTGCGGTGAAGCGGTTGCCCGCGGCCGGTGCGCCGTACAGCCAGTCGCCATCGACCTTGAGTTGCAGCGCTTCGCCGGCCGTCAGCGTCGGCTGCGCATCGAGCACCAGCTTCATGCGTTCGGGAAGGAACTCCTCGACGCGCACCGGATAGCTGACCGGATTGAGCATGCCCGGGTCAGTACTGAAGTCGACGCTCCATTTGCCGGTCGGCACGTCGCCATCGAGCACGCGTTCGTAACGCACGTAGTTCAGTGCGCCAGGATCAAGTTGGGTGCGGGCGAGTTCACGGCCATCGGGCTGGCGCAGCGACACGAACAGCGGCTGCTTCGCGACCATGCGACCGTCGAAGTCGCGCAGGATCGCATTCACGCCGATCATTTCGCCGGGCCGATAGAGATCGCGGCCCGACCACGGGAACACGTCGAGCGGCAACTGCGAGCGGCCGGCGATCGCGAACTCGGACAGGTCCAGTGCCGGGGTGTTGAAGCTGAGCAGGGCATGGTCGTTGCCCCAGTTCGCGACCAGGGTATCGGCGGCGCTGAGCGTGTAGGCGATCATGGCCAGGCCGTGGTCGTCGCTGGCCGCGGACACGAGGGTCTGGCCCTTGCGGTCGCGGATCTCTATTGCGACGTTC encodes the following:
- the pbpC gene encoding penicillin-binding protein 1C, encoding MLWLSSHARARASGHKWPSYRKLRNTLVALALIVLLDRLFPPPIPDIADDSATLVLARDGTPLRAFANAQGVWRYPVTIEQVSPRYLEALLGYEDRWFWHHPGVNPFAFARAVAQAAWHGRIVSGGSTLTMQVARLIEPIPHSGFGKVRQMIRAVQLEIRLSKRDILTLYLNLAPFGGSIEGVQAASFAYLGKPSAQLSHSEAALLAVLPQSPSRNRPDRHPERARIARDKVLARLAEFGDWPAAVIDEARDENVVARRLRAPMLAALFAERMRREHPQQRVIASTIDAQAQRALEERIGSWISRLPDKTSAAAIVIDNVEREVLAYVGSATFADEARHGHVDMVAARRSPGSTLKPFLYALALDEGLIHSESLLVDAPQDFAGYRPANFGDDFNGPVSVAEALRLSLNVPAVDVLERVTPNAFAARLRHVGVKLDLPLGAKPNLTMALGGTATSLDELVGAYAAFGNGGLAGPVRFQRESTREDRRIVSAGAAWVVRRMLEDHGRPGDPAGLIDTGRRTRIAWKTGTSYGFRDAWAIGVTPHYTVGVWVGRPDGTPIPGQYGAATALPLLLAVTDRLPRVHGAASFDTQPKSVSKTEICWPLGEAFDAAEPTLCHRKREAWILDGRIPPTLPARGSAASESLREVVQVNARGERILPACSESASTATTIAHWPLLAEPWLSRRERNAASAPVFAPECRDAQRQIARRLHIDGLIHGAVLRRPPGVSDPPAARLRALGAEGDVHWLLNGKLIAVSPAAEPIEHRFVESGTQRILALAGNGSYDAIEVRVLDPSPR